One window from the genome of Vespula pensylvanica isolate Volc-1 chromosome 11, ASM1446617v1, whole genome shotgun sequence encodes:
- the LOC122633088 gene encoding myb-like protein X isoform X3, producing MKHQQITVDISNMVYTAFSYLALAGAVWIFLRLLQACFWLPRHLKKQNDVQQMLQDKVDSYERYILECEEKEKTMILGGESTEEQNIEITKKWMERRECLEMLKQELKKIQDGDEIDYQDYISELEEEVEEENKRKMKEEEKNEKENKCTEEKISSKHDGSSKQSEEMELLIGKKEKNEKEEEKIKKHK from the exons atgaAGCATCAACAAATCACGGTGGATATTTCAAATATGGTGTATACCGCTTTCTCCTATTTGGCATTAGCTGGGGCAGTTTGGATTTTCTTGAGACTTCTTCAGGCTTGCTTTTGGCTTCCTCGGCAtttgaagaaacaaaatgacGTACAACAGATGTTGCAGGATAAG GTGGATAGTTACGAGAGATATATACTCGaatgcgaagaaaaagagaagacgatGATATTAGGGGGAGAGAGTACGGAGGAGCAAAATATCGAGATCACGAAAAAATGGATGGAACGAAGAGAATGTTTGGAAATGTTGAAGCAAGAATTAAAGAAGATACAAGATGGCGATGAGATCGATTATCAGGATTATATTTCTGAATtagaagaggaggtggaggaggagaataagaggaagatgaaggaagaggagaaaaatgagaaggaaaacaaatgtacggaagagaaaatttcgagCAAACATGATGGATCGTCGAAACAGTCCGAAGAAATGGAATTACTGattggtaaaaaagaaaagaacgagaaagaggaagagaagataaaaaagcacaaataa
- the LOC122633088 gene encoding myb-like protein X isoform X2, with the protein MKGLRVLHHQQITVDISNMVYTAFSYLALAGAVWIFLRLLQACFWLPRHLKKQNDVQQMLQDKVDSYERYILECEEKEKTMILGGESTEEQNIEITKKWMERRECLEMLKQELKKIQDGDEIDYQDYISELEEEVEEENKRKMKEEEKNEKENKCTEEKISSKHDGSSKQSEEMELLIGKKEKNEKEEEKIKKHK; encoded by the exons ATGAAGGGATTGAGAGTATTACAT CATCAACAAATCACGGTGGATATTTCAAATATGGTGTATACCGCTTTCTCCTATTTGGCATTAGCTGGGGCAGTTTGGATTTTCTTGAGACTTCTTCAGGCTTGCTTTTGGCTTCCTCGGCAtttgaagaaacaaaatgacGTACAACAGATGTTGCAGGATAAG GTGGATAGTTACGAGAGATATATACTCGaatgcgaagaaaaagagaagacgatGATATTAGGGGGAGAGAGTACGGAGGAGCAAAATATCGAGATCACGAAAAAATGGATGGAACGAAGAGAATGTTTGGAAATGTTGAAGCAAGAATTAAAGAAGATACAAGATGGCGATGAGATCGATTATCAGGATTATATTTCTGAATtagaagaggaggtggaggaggagaataagaggaagatgaaggaagaggagaaaaatgagaaggaaaacaaatgtacggaagagaaaatttcgagCAAACATGATGGATCGTCGAAACAGTCCGAAGAAATGGAATTACTGattggtaaaaaagaaaagaacgagaaagaggaagagaagataaaaaagcacaaataa
- the LOC122633088 gene encoding myb-like protein X isoform X4, whose translation MVYTAFSYLALAGAVWIFLRLLQACFWLPRHLKKQNDVQQMLQDKVDSYERYILECEEKEKTMILGGESTEEQNIEITKKWMERRECLEMLKQELKKIQDGDEIDYQDYISELEEEVEEENKRKMKEEEKNEKENKCTEEKISSKHDGSSKQSEEMELLIGKKEKNEKEEEKIKKHK comes from the exons ATGGTGTATACCGCTTTCTCCTATTTGGCATTAGCTGGGGCAGTTTGGATTTTCTTGAGACTTCTTCAGGCTTGCTTTTGGCTTCCTCGGCAtttgaagaaacaaaatgacGTACAACAGATGTTGCAGGATAAG GTGGATAGTTACGAGAGATATATACTCGaatgcgaagaaaaagagaagacgatGATATTAGGGGGAGAGAGTACGGAGGAGCAAAATATCGAGATCACGAAAAAATGGATGGAACGAAGAGAATGTTTGGAAATGTTGAAGCAAGAATTAAAGAAGATACAAGATGGCGATGAGATCGATTATCAGGATTATATTTCTGAATtagaagaggaggtggaggaggagaataagaggaagatgaaggaagaggagaaaaatgagaaggaaaacaaatgtacggaagagaaaatttcgagCAAACATGATGGATCGTCGAAACAGTCCGAAGAAATGGAATTACTGattggtaaaaaagaaaagaacgagaaagaggaagagaagataaaaaagcacaaataa
- the LOC122633088 gene encoding myb-like protein X isoform X1: MCVNIDLYLTVCGFVLLVTIFFVVVVVMKHQQITVDISNMVYTAFSYLALAGAVWIFLRLLQACFWLPRHLKKQNDVQQMLQDKVDSYERYILECEEKEKTMILGGESTEEQNIEITKKWMERRECLEMLKQELKKIQDGDEIDYQDYISELEEEVEEENKRKMKEEEKNEKENKCTEEKISSKHDGSSKQSEEMELLIGKKEKNEKEEEKIKKHK; the protein is encoded by the exons ATGTGTGTTaacatcgatttatatttaacggTATGTGG ATTTGTTTTACTTGTTACgatcttcttcgtcgttgtcgtcgtcatgaAGCATCAACAAATCACGGTGGATATTTCAAATATGGTGTATACCGCTTTCTCCTATTTGGCATTAGCTGGGGCAGTTTGGATTTTCTTGAGACTTCTTCAGGCTTGCTTTTGGCTTCCTCGGCAtttgaagaaacaaaatgacGTACAACAGATGTTGCAGGATAAG GTGGATAGTTACGAGAGATATATACTCGaatgcgaagaaaaagagaagacgatGATATTAGGGGGAGAGAGTACGGAGGAGCAAAATATCGAGATCACGAAAAAATGGATGGAACGAAGAGAATGTTTGGAAATGTTGAAGCAAGAATTAAAGAAGATACAAGATGGCGATGAGATCGATTATCAGGATTATATTTCTGAATtagaagaggaggtggaggaggagaataagaggaagatgaaggaagaggagaaaaatgagaaggaaaacaaatgtacggaagagaaaatttcgagCAAACATGATGGATCGTCGAAACAGTCCGAAGAAATGGAATTACTGattggtaaaaaagaaaagaacgagaaagaggaagagaagataaaaaagcacaaataa